GACGGGGCGCGCTACTTCGGACCGTACACCGACGTTGGATCGATGCGCCGGGCGTTGAACGTCGTGAAGCGCATCTTCACCGTGCGCTCATGTCACTACGCGCTGCCTGGCGAGGCGCCGGAGCGCCCCTGCCTCGACTACTTCATCAAGCGCTGCAAGGCGCCGTGCGTCGGCTATCAGGATACCGCCGAATACCGCGCGATGATCGACGAAGTCGTCTGGTTTCTCGAGGGGCGTACCAGCGACGTGGTGCGGCACGTGCGCGAACGCATGCTCGAGGCCTCGGAACGACTCGACTTCGAGCGTGCCGGCGAGTTGCGCGATGCGCTGCGACATCTCGAGAAGATGGAGGAGCCCACGGTCGTGCTCGAGGTGGAGGGCGGCGATCGGGATGTGGTGGGCTATGCGCGCGATGGCGAGGACGCCTGTGTGGTGATCATGCGCATACGCGGTGGCAAGCTGCTGGCGCGTGACCACCGCCTGCTCGAGCAGGCCGAAGGCGAAGAGGACGGCGCCGTACTGGGTGCCTCGCTCGCCCAGTGGTACCGTACGGCCGATGCCCGTGCCGCCGACCTCCTCGTCCCATTCGATTTTGACGATCGGGAGACGCTCGAGGCCTCGCTGGGCGGCACGCGCATCCGCATTCCGCAGCGCGGTCCCCGGCGGGCTCTCGTCGACCTTGCCGACAAGAACGCCCAGCACCTGCTCGAGGAGTTCAAGCTGGCCGCACTCGAAGCCGAGGAGCGCGCCGCCGACCCGGTCTACGAACTGCAGCGGGAGCTCGGGCTGGCGCGGTTGCCGCGCTCGCTCGTCTGTTTCGATATCTCGCATGCCCAGGGGACCGACGTGGTGGCCAGTGCGGTCTGGTTCGAGAATGCCCGCGCAAAGCGCAGCGAGTACCGCAAATTCAAGATTCAGGGATTCGAAGGCAACGACGACTTCCGCTCGATGCACGAAGTGGTGACGCGGTTCTTCCGTCGACGCATCGACGAAGAGAAACCGTTGCCCGACCTCGTGGTGATCGATGGCGGCAAGGGGCAGCTGGGCGCCGCCAGGGAGGCGCTGGAGGCGCTTGGGGTGCAGCAGCCGGGGCTCATCAGCCTGGCCAAGAAGGACGAGGAAATCTTCCTGCCTGGCCGCAGTGATTCGGTGCGCCTGCCGCGTCGCTCGCCGGCGCTGCGCATGCTGCAGCAGGCTCGCGACGAGGCGCACCGATTCGCGGTGACCTTCCAGCGGCAGAAGCGGGCTGCGCGTACGATCACATCGGAGCTGCTCAGGATTCCCGGTATCGGACCAAACAAGCGGCGCGCCCTGCTTCACGTCTTCGGCAGCGTGCAGGGCGTGAAGGACGCGGCGGTGGAGGACATCGCCCGGGTCCCCGGGTTCGGAGTCGCATCGGCGCGCAAGGTGTTGCAGGCGTTGGGCGTGCCGCTTCCAATCGAGCTGTCCTCCAACGCCACCGCCAACGATTCTGCATTGTCGGAGTCGGCCCCTCCCGCGGGCGATCCGGGCGATGCGTCACCCGACGTCTACTCCCCTCCACCCCCTCGTGCATGACCACCGCCTCCTGGACACTGCGCTGTTCGGCATGTGACACGCCCGCGCCGCTCGAGCGCGCCTCCCTGTG
This genomic stretch from Gemmatimonas sp. harbors:
- the uvrC gene encoding excinuclease ABC subunit UvrC: MSASAMHDDDRSGSSLEQLPVPDDDWTRAALARGMPLAVARRLPHLPESPGVYLWKDEQGGVLYVGKAKRLRSRVRSYWAQEHEASPKTRGLLRKVRDLDTIVVPSEAHSLILEATLIKEYRPRFNIALRDDKSYPYIKVTVQEPFPRVIVTRRLQDDGARYFGPYTDVGSMRRALNVVKRIFTVRSCHYALPGEAPERPCLDYFIKRCKAPCVGYQDTAEYRAMIDEVVWFLEGRTSDVVRHVRERMLEASERLDFERAGELRDALRHLEKMEEPTVVLEVEGGDRDVVGYARDGEDACVVIMRIRGGKLLARDHRLLEQAEGEEDGAVLGASLAQWYRTADARAADLLVPFDFDDRETLEASLGGTRIRIPQRGPRRALVDLADKNAQHLLEEFKLAALEAEERAADPVYELQRELGLARLPRSLVCFDISHAQGTDVVASAVWFENARAKRSEYRKFKIQGFEGNDDFRSMHEVVTRFFRRRIDEEKPLPDLVVIDGGKGQLGAAREALEALGVQQPGLISLAKKDEEIFLPGRSDSVRLPRRSPALRMLQQARDEAHRFAVTFQRQKRAARTITSELLRIPGIGPNKRRALLHVFGSVQGVKDAAVEDIARVPGFGVASARKVLQALGVPLPIELSSNATANDSALSESAPPAGDPGDASPDVYSPPPPRA